A window of Dehalogenimonas sp. WBC-2 genomic DNA:
TGTGGTGTCCATTCATGGTACCGGTATTCCTGCATAGACCGTGCCGTCAGCGGTTATGGTATAGGCAAATTTGGTATCCCGCACCAGGTACATTCCAGGGTCGTTAACGCCTCCCGTCTTCCCTCCCACTGGTATAATCTCGTTGTCATAAGCCACCACCGTGCCGTTGCCTTCAATCAGCGCCACCGTCACCGCCACTTTCACGTTATGCAATTCTGCCTGAAGTTCATCCATGTTAGGTTCCGTCGGCGGTGGTGGATTAGCCGGATCGGGGATACTGTCCGTAACGTCAATTGCCGCCAGCGCCTCGTCTGGCAGGGTGATACTTACCGGCTGGTTAATACTGGTGTAGGTGATTGAAGTGACCTGTGTCTGACTCATGTCCCCGCTGACAAAAACGAGTGATGTATCCATCCTGGCTGGAAGATAATTTTCAGTGTTCACCCAGATGGTGACCTGTACCTGTTCCGGCTTGGGCTGGTTCGGGTCTGCCATCATGTCGGCTACTTCCTCAGCGGAACCGCCCAGGTATTCCAGTATTTTTTCTGTGCTTGGCGTCACCTTGATTTTATAGGCCTGATTGCCGTTGACCGTTTCGGTACCCTGCAGTTCTACCGCCGCCCCTTCCGTCAGTACCGGAATTTGGCCGGAAGTGTTATAAGAGTACCAGACCTGATCCCTCTGTTCGGCGGACAGAACCAATTTTTCCCAGACTCCGGATTCATTTCCCAGGTCGGACCGGTCTACCTTGGTGTATATAATGCCGTCAATCATAAATGTGCGTCCCTGCAAATTGCCGTGGCTGGTTTCACTTGTTATGTCCATGAACAGCTTTTTACCGGGGGCATCTATAGTCATGGCGTAGGTTGTGACCATATGTTGACCGTCCATACCGCCGCCGGACAGGGTCGCTGTCATGTCATAAGTAACCTCATAAGTCTTTATTCCGGCGGCTGCGGTTACAAGTGATGCCATAATCTCATCAACGGAGATATTGTTAGACACGTCAGTGGGTGATGGGTCAGCTTCTACCTCAGCGCAGCCGCTTAGCAGCCCGGCCGTCACAATCAGAGCCGGTACTGTTCCGGCCATTACCTTATTCCATTTCATAGCCTGCCTCCACCTTTGGGATTCACTATTTTCCTGAATTATACCACCCCAACATGAACGGGAGATGAAGAAAGAGTGAATTTGGATAAATTTTTAAAACCCCTTGTTGGAGCACCGCAGTTCCTACATTCACTCAAGTGCCGAACCGCCACGACCAAAGAAACAATTATAATGTAACCAGCAAAATAACTATGCTGTATAGATACAGCATTCAGACTCTCCTATGGGTAATCGTTCCCATGGCGCTTTCTCACCTTTTCCCGTGATCTTGAACGGTATACCTACCTGCTTATCGGCTATTCGATAACCGCTTTATCCCCGCGTAAATTAAAAGAATGACGCCGATAAGCACAAATGTAAAATTGGTACTAACAAGAACGTTTAACGACGTTGATAAAACTTCAATCACAAGGGGCGTGGTGATCAAGGTTACGGCAATGACAATTATTTGTTCTAGGTTTGTATTAAATCCTGCGTATTTGATACTATCGCTCTTCTGACTAGTGTCTTTTCCCATGATAATCTCTCTTCCTATTTTGTTTTCGCTAGTTTTGCGGTGTTAATAATAAACTATGATCTGACTTAAATGAAGACTGAGGGAGCGGTAAACATACCGCTCCCTCAGTCTGGGGGTTACTGCCAATCTATCTGGATACTCGTCCACATTGTATAGTCTGGAGACCAAGAATGAACCGCCGATCCAGCAGCAAAAAGAGGAGATGATGCTTGACCGTAAGTCTTGACTCTTACTTGGTAAGTTGACCCGGGAGTGAGATATGCTCCAATGGCTTCATAAAAATATCCGCCATAATCAGACCATTCCTGATTAGTGGTTATATTATACGGCGTGTTAGTGTTTAGATGATACCATTGGCCACCTGAATATTCGTACAAAGACACCGTCACTGTGTATGTGGCAGACGAATTGACGCCACCAATTATATCAGCCCAAGTGAAGCCGTTATACCTTACGTATGCATATTGTGATCCACCTGATCCAGATACAGTGAAGGTCTCGCCGGTATATGCCCATGCGTATGCTTCACCTGAGGTGAAAAAACCACCTACCATATCGATTTTATTTCTGTTAAAATCAATATCAGCTTGATAGGCAAGATCAAACAAACCGATTTTTTCGCCATAAGCATCACCAATGGTTGCTACATATATCGTACGATCAACTCCTTTCTCAATCGAGACTGAACGCGTCCCGGCACCAGAACTATCTTTCAATGTCGCAGCATAGCTGGCGTCACTTGCTTTTTTCCCCCAAGTCTCTGAGATTAGTAGGGCGATATCAGCATCAACAGTTTTTGCTTCTTTCTCAGATATTTTTGTAAAGAAAACAAGGATGCTATGGAGTGTATCTATGTCCATTGAGAGGATTTCGTCTTTGCTAAGTTGGTTGATCTTGGAGGTTAGGTTATATATTACCATTAGAACCTATTTCTTATTCCCGCTTATCTTCATCTGTTTGCCGTTAAATACCCTCACCATAGAAAATATAAACATAGTGATTCCCAGCGGAAATAAATATGAGCCGAAACTTAGCGGTCCCAGGAACGAGATGCCGGTTATGACCACTCCTATGATAGCAATGGTCAACCATGGTGCCTTGTTTCTGGTTTTGATACTGGCAAGTACCCAAAACAAAAGGGCAATAAGTACGCCAGTTATAACTAAGTACAACAACATTTTATCTAACTCCTGTCTATCTTAAATATTTTTATCTTAATGAATAGCACCAGTGATGGACTTGCTACTCACAAATGACTCAGTGAAATCCAGTTTCTAAAACTATTCTATGCATTTCTATTTAAGTATTTCATATTTTGATTCATTCTAATACGGAAGATAGTAATATATCAGGATGGTGGAAGTAATAATCTTTCACTTCCACCATCCCTCTGATTGAAAAACTTACGCTAGTTCCCGATATCCATTAGCGTCTATCCATCCGCCTTGCACTAGTGTACCACTAAAATCGGACCAGTAATTCCAACCACCTGGCCAAGCGTTAACTTGTATTTTTTGCCAGTGGTTGTAATAGAGGTAACCACCTTCTCCAGGTGATGCAAAAGTAGCATCACAATTAATATGAACATCCCCATCAGAACCATTGGGATCCCATCCACTGCCTAATGAGTACCTTTGCCACCAAGGAAAAACAGGATTAATCCATCCGTCATAAAACCAATCGCTTCCACCCCAGACATAACTGCCGTCATCATAATAGTTCATTCCTGCTTTAACAGTAGTTATATCCCAAGAAACGACATCATTGTAGTCTTGTTCCGCATACATATGATAATGAATCGTGGAATCTAACATACTATTCAAACGAGCAGCGTTTGCTAGATTAGGTTGTTCTAGTTTAGGTTCTTTGAGATCATAGGCTTTTGTTTGATCAGGGATTGGAGCATTGTCATAAGTGATTTGATCAACAATTAGTTCTCCATTGTCATTTACCTTTAATCTAACACTGGAGTGGCTAGCAGCGTCTGTTCCTGGAACAATGATACGAACATATGGGAAATATACTCCTTCTTCACCTCCGTCCATCGTAACTATTTCTCCTGTTGCCACTACAGAACCGATGGTAACAGCTTTTTGCATACCGTCAACAATGATGAAGATATGATTTGTATCCGGGGATTTTTCATCCGCCGCCGCCACACCGCCCCCACCCATCATCCCCACCAGGAGACTCAGTGACATGAAAACCATTAGAAACCGTTTCTTGAGCTTCATGGTATTGCTTTCCTTTCGTTTATTTAATGCCATTGGTTGCCAATTGAAACCCATTACACATTCATTGGAGTCCTCGCTTTTGCCTGTCGTGTATCGGTTATAGGCTGGTTATTCCCTCTATGCCCAAATTGACGACGCCCGGTCATTCCACCCCTGGAAGGTGAGCATAGTCCATGAGGAACCTGGCGGCATGTAGAAAGAGGAACCGCCGTAGTTTTCATAGTCATAAAGCGTGACGCCGCGGCTGTCACATATTTTGGCGGATGAAATGACGTTGTTAAACGTGCCCAGGTAATCCAATTCAGTACCGGGAGAAACGATCAGAGGCTCGCCTCCCACATAAAACACATCGACATAAAATTTGGAGGAGGTCAAACCGGTTGAGGTGATAACAACATTATCCAACGGGTCAAAGACGGGCCCGTACTCACTCTCCACAAAGGCTTCGAGCGCCTTCGCCGTGGTGAAGGCGTAGAGTGTCCCACTTTTATCCACGGTGAACCGTAGCCGCTGCCCGTCGAAAAGGTTGATCTCTTCAGACTCATACCTGACGCCGTCTATGATGACCGGGTGCATCGGTGCCACGTGTACAATAGCCGCCTTCAGCCTCGGCGGACATGGGGTACATGGCCTCAACCCCAGATGGTCTGAGGGGCTGTACTTTGGTATCATTGACATGTGAGTCCTTTTGGGTGTAATTTTCTGGC
This region includes:
- a CDS encoding lipoprotein, with protein sequence MKWNKVMAGTVPALIVTAGLLSGCAEVEADPSPTDVSNNISVDEIMASLVTAAAGIKTYEVTYDMTATLSGGGMDGQHMVTTYAMTIDAPGKKLFMDITSETSHGNLQGRTFMIDGIIYTKVDRSDLGNESGVWEKLVLSAEQRDQVWYSYNTSGQIPVLTEGAAVELQGTETVNGNQAYKIKVTPSTEKILEYLGGSAEEVADMMADPNQPKPEQVQVTIWVNTENYLPARMDTSLVFVSGDMSQTQVTSITYTSINQPVSITLPDEALAAIDVTDSIPDPANPPPPTEPNMDELQAELHNVKVAVTVALIEGNGTVVAYDNEIIPVGGKTGGVNDPGMYLVRDTKFAYTITADGTVYAGIPVP